A region of Solidesulfovibrio fructosivorans JJ] DNA encodes the following proteins:
- a CDS encoding aminotransferase class V-fold PLP-dependent enzyme — MSQFSRRKFIGIALGASSVAMLPGVAFTTARAEAKKTPKPKTETRSAMDRIKAAIAQWEKDGRQFRADALAADNDAQWDKLVRHYFDRDAFTSISVNAANLCPSMKPVSSMVELVQGLLAADISFPMRGELADASLVNGLGAVKDWFGLGQIKMPADFLLALTANSTEGNNFINNGLVTSGFFDPQKDNVVTWDVNHPTNYDAWFYRKATQGWGKDSVRVLQTKMFANTVTDAERAAGMIPSDPASEKEILEALRRMVDKNTKIVTLSWQSNECGMLLPMKRIVDELRTINKDIYIHADSAQTFGVLDLNLDKVGVDSIAGSFHKWPCGPKMVGILYMNTNTGAAEKFTPSIWGYDEHINTPADYGFPAESGKIDPNAKRFSYLGQQNDATLVSTWMAALFHTGHFHPGVTPARIEARIHALGDKVKQALFKHLPKVFPDFTAKTAYKWITTPTTNDALRSSVFLFKTPDGIGAGDVMKHVYEKHGFAIANLKVKGHDLVRVSPTFCNLSSDPEAVVAAVVDVIKAMQSKKLASNVHTRAYV; from the coding sequence CGCCCAAGCCCAAGACCGAAACCCGGTCGGCCATGGACAGGATCAAAGCCGCCATCGCCCAGTGGGAAAAAGACGGCCGCCAATTCCGCGCCGATGCCCTGGCCGCGGACAACGACGCCCAGTGGGACAAGCTGGTGCGCCACTATTTCGACCGGGACGCCTTCACCAGCATCTCCGTCAACGCCGCCAACCTGTGCCCGTCCATGAAGCCGGTTTCGTCCATGGTGGAGCTGGTCCAGGGACTGCTTGCCGCGGACATCTCCTTTCCCATGCGCGGCGAGCTGGCCGACGCGAGCCTTGTCAACGGCCTTGGCGCGGTGAAAGACTGGTTCGGTCTGGGCCAGATCAAGATGCCCGCCGATTTCCTGCTGGCTTTGACTGCCAACTCCACCGAGGGCAACAACTTCATCAACAACGGCCTTGTGACCTCGGGCTTTTTCGATCCCCAAAAGGACAACGTCGTCACCTGGGACGTCAACCATCCCACCAACTACGACGCCTGGTTCTACCGCAAGGCCACCCAGGGCTGGGGCAAGGATTCCGTGCGCGTGTTGCAGACCAAGATGTTCGCCAACACCGTCACCGACGCCGAGCGCGCCGCCGGCATGATTCCCTCCGACCCGGCCTCGGAAAAGGAGATCCTGGAAGCGCTGCGCCGCATGGTGGACAAGAACACCAAGATCGTGACGCTGTCCTGGCAGTCCAACGAATGCGGCATGCTGCTGCCCATGAAGCGCATCGTGGACGAACTGCGCACGATCAACAAGGACATCTACATCCACGCCGACAGCGCCCAGACCTTCGGCGTGCTGGACTTGAACCTGGACAAGGTGGGCGTGGACAGCATCGCCGGTAGCTTCCACAAATGGCCCTGCGGCCCCAAGATGGTCGGCATTCTCTACATGAACACGAACACCGGCGCGGCCGAAAAATTCACGCCGAGCATCTGGGGTTACGACGAGCACATCAACACCCCGGCCGACTACGGCTTCCCGGCCGAGTCCGGCAAGATCGATCCCAACGCCAAGCGCTTTTCCTATCTGGGCCAGCAAAACGACGCCACGCTGGTTTCCACCTGGATGGCGGCGCTGTTCCACACCGGCCATTTCCACCCCGGCGTGACCCCGGCCAGGATCGAGGCCCGCATCCACGCCCTGGGCGACAAGGTCAAACAGGCGCTCTTCAAACACCTGCCCAAGGTGTTCCCGGACTTCACCGCCAAGACGGCCTACAAGTGGATCACCACGCCGACCACCAACGACGCGCTGCGCAGCTCCGTGTTCCTGTTCAAGACGCCCGACGGCATCGGAGCCGGCGACGTCATGAAGCACGTCTACGAAAAGCACGGCTTCGCCATCGCCAACCTCAAGGTGAAAGGCCACGACCTCGTGCGCGTCTCGCCCACCTTCTGCAACCTGTCGTCCGACCCGGAAGCCGTGGTCGCCGCCGTGGTCGACGTCATCAAGGCCATGCAGTCCAAGAAACTCGCCAGCAACGTCCACACCCGCGCGTACGTTTAG